From Chryseobacterium gallinarum, one genomic window encodes:
- a CDS encoding NADP-dependent malic enzyme, with product MSSKNHRDEKNFSQAALDYHKAEPKGKIEVIPSKPHSSQRDLSLAYSPGVAVPCMEIHEKPETVYDYTGKGNLVAVISNGTAVLGLGDIGAEASKPVMEGKGLLFKIFADINVFDIEINEKDPDKFIEIVKGIAPTFGGINLEDIKAPEAFYIEQRLKEELNIPLMHDDQHGTAIISAAALINSLQIANKNIEEVKMVVNGAGAAAIACTKLYISLGLKKENVLMCDSKGVINHKRENLTPEKLDFIAQTDIETLEDAVKGSDVFVGLSKGNVMTPEMLLSMNENPIVFALANPDPEIAYDLALETRKDVIMATGRSDYPNQVNNVLGFPYIFRGALDVQATGINEEMKLAAVHAIADLAKEPVPEAVILAYNVQNLQFGREYFIPKPFDNRLITKVSSAVAKAAIESGVAGKTITDFEEYEHQLLDRMGRDERLVRMMQSRAKSNPKRITLGNAEEYNVLKAAQILYEEGIAYPSLLGDKKYIKEQMERYGITLDVPIIDPSDDDQKENRKKYRETLWKLRQRKGMNEYKAKRYVRQRDYFGPLMLKHGDTDGLIVGFSKNYTSVLRPILEVIEKDKGVDKVAAMMMILSEKKPIFFADTSINQNPTAEDLVNIAKMAEITVKSFAIEPRIAMLGFENFAAISETSKKVAKAVSILHEKYPKMIVDGEIQPDFAMNADHLSDYPFSKLGTTPANTFIFPNLESANLSYKIIRGMKVAQVIGPILMGLKQPVHVLQMRSSVDEIVNLATIAVLDAQRREKK from the coding sequence ATGTCAAGTAAAAACCATCGCGACGAAAAGAACTTTAGCCAGGCCGCGTTAGATTATCATAAAGCAGAACCCAAAGGTAAAATTGAAGTTATCCCATCAAAACCACACTCTTCCCAAAGAGACCTGTCATTGGCCTATTCTCCGGGAGTAGCGGTTCCCTGTATGGAAATACATGAAAAGCCGGAAACCGTATATGATTATACAGGAAAAGGCAATCTGGTAGCGGTAATTTCAAATGGTACAGCCGTACTTGGATTAGGAGATATCGGTGCCGAAGCTTCAAAACCGGTAATGGAAGGAAAAGGTCTTCTATTCAAAATCTTTGCAGATATCAATGTTTTTGATATTGAAATCAACGAAAAAGATCCGGACAAATTTATTGAAATCGTAAAAGGGATTGCTCCGACTTTCGGAGGGATCAACCTTGAAGATATTAAGGCTCCTGAAGCATTTTACATTGAGCAGAGACTGAAAGAGGAATTGAATATTCCTTTGATGCATGATGACCAGCACGGGACGGCTATTATTTCTGCTGCAGCACTGATCAATTCATTGCAGATAGCCAATAAGAATATTGAAGAAGTAAAAATGGTCGTGAATGGAGCAGGAGCAGCAGCGATTGCCTGTACCAAGCTTTATATTTCATTAGGTCTTAAAAAAGAAAATGTCCTGATGTGTGACAGTAAAGGGGTTATTAATCATAAAAGAGAAAATCTTACTCCGGAAAAACTGGATTTTATTGCCCAAACTGATATTGAAACTTTAGAAGATGCTGTAAAAGGATCTGATGTTTTCGTTGGGCTATCGAAAGGAAATGTAATGACTCCGGAAATGCTGTTGAGCATGAATGAAAACCCTATCGTATTTGCCCTGGCGAACCCGGATCCGGAAATTGCATATGACCTTGCCCTTGAAACCCGTAAAGATGTAATCATGGCTACAGGGAGAAGTGATTATCCTAATCAGGTAAACAACGTATTAGGATTCCCTTATATCTTCCGTGGTGCATTAGATGTTCAGGCGACAGGAATTAACGAAGAAATGAAGCTGGCAGCAGTACATGCTATTGCCGACCTGGCAAAGGAGCCGGTGCCTGAGGCGGTTATTTTAGCTTATAATGTTCAGAATTTACAATTTGGAAGAGAATATTTTATTCCAAAACCGTTTGACAACAGGCTGATCACAAAAGTATCCAGTGCTGTTGCAAAAGCTGCTATCGAAAGTGGTGTTGCAGGAAAAACAATTACTGATTTCGAAGAATACGAACATCAGCTTCTGGACAGAATGGGTAGGGATGAGAGGCTGGTAAGAATGATGCAAAGCCGTGCCAAGTCTAATCCGAAAAGAATTACCCTTGGAAATGCTGAAGAATATAACGTATTGAAAGCAGCCCAGATTCTTTATGAAGAAGGAATTGCTTATCCAAGTCTTTTAGGAGATAAAAAATACATCAAAGAGCAGATGGAGCGTTATGGAATTACCCTGGATGTTCCTATTATTGATCCAAGTGATGATGACCAGAAGGAGAACAGGAAAAAATACAGGGAAACCCTTTGGAAGCTTCGCCAGAGAAAAGGCATGAACGAATATAAAGCGAAAAGATATGTTCGTCAGAGGGATTATTTCGGGCCTTTAATGTTGAAGCATGGGGATACGGACGGTCTTATTGTAGGTTTTTCTAAAAATTATACTTCGGTATTGCGCCCTATTTTAGAAGTTATTGAAAAAGACAAAGGAGTAGATAAAGTTGCAGCTATGATGATGATCCTGTCTGAGAAAAAACCTATTTTCTTTGCGGATACTTCCATCAATCAGAATCCTACGGCAGAAGACCTTGTCAATATTGCTAAAATGGCAGAGATTACAGTGAAATCTTTTGCTATCGAGCCAAGAATTGCAATGTTAGGGTTTGAAAACTTTGCTGCGATCTCCGAGACTTCAAAAAAAGTAGCCAAAGCGGTGAGCATTCTTCATGAGAAATATCCTAAAATGATTGTGGATGGTGAAATTCAGCCGGATTTTGCCATGAATGCAGATCATTTAAGTGACTATCCTTTCTCAAAATTAGGAACAACGCCGGCCAATACATTTATTTTCCCTAACCTTGAAAGTGCAAACCTTTCCTATAAAATTATCAGAGGAATGAAAGTGGCACAGGTAATAGGCCCAATCCTTATGGGGCTGAAGCAACCGGTACATGTTCTTCAGATGCGTTCCAGCGTGGACGAAATCGTTAACCTTGCTACCATTGCGGTACTGGATGCCCAAAGAAGAGAAAAAAAGTAA
- the ruvA gene encoding Holliday junction branch migration protein RuvA — translation MIFSLQGTVQELTPTYAVINVQGVGYYVGISLMTSQTLVLNQQTFLFIQQIIREDAHLLFGFNTRSEKEMFNLLISVNGVGAVSALILLSTLSLNEIATAVLSKNSALIQKAKGIGAKTAERIIVDLKDKVQKFSGTEDNISAMVDNKIKEESLSALEVLGIPKRMSEKIADKILKQNPSISVEDLVKQILKNI, via the coding sequence ATGATATTTTCTTTACAAGGCACAGTTCAGGAACTTACGCCTACCTACGCGGTAATCAATGTGCAAGGTGTTGGTTATTATGTGGGAATCAGTTTAATGACCTCACAAACGCTGGTTTTGAATCAGCAGACTTTTTTATTTATCCAACAGATCATCCGGGAGGATGCTCATCTCCTCTTTGGATTTAACACTCGTTCAGAAAAAGAAATGTTTAATCTGTTAATAAGCGTTAATGGAGTAGGAGCTGTTTCTGCCCTTATTTTGCTGTCGACCTTAAGCCTTAATGAGATTGCTACTGCAGTCCTTTCAAAGAACAGTGCGCTGATTCAGAAAGCCAAAGGAATTGGTGCAAAAACAGCAGAAAGAATAATTGTTGATCTTAAAGATAAAGTCCAGAAATTCAGCGGTACAGAAGATAATATTTCTGCTATGGTGGATAATAAAATTAAGGAAGAATCGTTATCTGCATTAGAAGTTTTAGGGATTCCTAAGCGAATGAGCGAGAAGATTGCTGATAAAATATTAAAACAAAATCCAAGCATCTCAGTTGAAGACTTGGTTAAACAAATTTTAAAAAACATTTAA